In Glycine soja cultivar W05 chromosome 10, ASM419377v2, whole genome shotgun sequence, the genomic stretch TCATGACAATAGATTCACAATACGTGGAGGCAAAAGATCAGAAGCAAGAGGAAGACAAGGACTTGATGAAAAACGTTGTTGGCAGATCAGATTCAATGTCAGATTGCAGTGACCAgaacgaagaagaggaattaGATGGAAAGTATAGGAGGAGGAATGGAAAAGGGAACCAATCCAAGAACCTTGTGgctgaaagaaagagaaggaagaaactCAATGATAGGCTATATAACCTTCGTTCTTTGGTTCCTAGGATCTCTAAGCTGGATAGGGCATCCATTCTTGGAGATGCCATTGAGTATGTGAAGGATTTGCAGAAGCAAGTGAAGGAGCTCCAAGATGAGCTTGAGGAGAATGCAGACACTGAAAGCAACTGCATGAATATTGGTGTAGGTGCTGAACTTGGGCCAAATGCTGAACATGATAAGGCCCAAACTGGGTTGCATGTGGGAACATCAGGGAATGGATATGTCTCCAAACAAAAGCAGGAAGGTGCTACTGTCATTGATAAGCAGACCCAGCAGATGGAGGTacctctgtctctctctctctctatatgtaTCCTATCTTAAATTATTGTATGGTCTAAGACCATCAAATGTCCATAATTATGATTAATCTTCAGTGACACGTAGCCgagtttattaatttacaaaaaaataaataaataaataaaactagggTAAATGTCACGAAGAGATTAGTCATGGCCATAATTCCATAAACATTGATAGTTTTGGACAATACAATAATTTTTGCTTACCTTTTGTTTTAGTTTAGACATGCATGAGTGGTGCTGTATTGTTTGTGCACAAATATATTGTGGTTTTGTGACTTGAACTTTTAAGTGCAAATTTGCTTATTGAAATGCAGCCGCAAGTGGAAGTGGCTCTGATAGATGAGAATGAGTATTTTGTGAAGGTTTTCTGTGAGCACAGGCCTGGTGGGTTTGTGAAACTGATGGAAGCGTTGAACACTATTGGCATGGATGTAGTGCATGCCACGGTAACCAGCCACACGGGACTCGTCTCAAATGTTTTTAAAGTGGAAGTAAGATATGATATAGCATCTTCTAACTCTACAATTAAGTCTATATATTTTGCACTAGTGATATCGACATGTCAATTCATACACATACATTGAATTAATTGGTTGATGACAATGGTTATtattcactttttcttttacttttttgcgGGTGCTGAACAGAAAAAGGATAATGAAACGGTTGAGGCTGAAGATGTAAGAGACTCACTGCTAGAGCTTACGCGGAACCGTTATAGAGGGTGGACTCATGAGATGACAGCAACGCCGGAAAATGGGGTGGGAAGGGATCAACATCAACTTCACAACCACCAGCAGATAGGTGCCTACCCGCACCAGTTTCATAGTTAACCTTTGATCGACCATCATGTGTTCTCTCATTATAAACTTTGttatattaaacatttttaataataatttagcaTGCGTGATTAATATAGAGCTTTCATTActggaataattttattttacaatcatACAAATGTATGGCAAAACGTTGACAAcccttaaaaaaacaattttttaaatcatatatatatatatatatatatatatatatatatatatatttgagagTTAAAAGTTGTATGTAGAAATTAAAGGTATTGACCTGCtatgatatttaatttgttgaaaatagtaaatttttaaattaatattgtgcaaaattaagaaaactgtaaatatttattttatttaagtgataaaaataaaatattttttgagtttgaatagttattattattattagtacttttgAACCACTAAGATCGGTCTAGTGGTGAGAAATTTGGAAGTAATATGCATAATGTTCTAAATTCAAACGTCAAGAcaatcattgtaaaaaaaaaaaaagtgacataCTTTTGACTTGTAAATGATTTTGATAGCTAGGTAATTCCAATGTTTTTGAGATGAGATCGTGAGTACGATAGTATTTGTTTTTAACTCTTGTTGTCGCGTGGCATGGGATGAAGACAGGGTGTTTCATTTTTGAAGCATATTTATAGGAAGGTAAATGCGCGTACGGATGCTTTGGCCAATATGGCTAGTAGGTTGAGTTTGTGATGTTTGAGCAACAACAGTTAGTATATTAGAATAGaacacatatacatatatactgAGAAGAGGGATGAAAGCATGTGCATGCAACTAGTAGTTAAAATAACTAATGTATCTAGTAGTCAATATATATGTCGGATAGAACAAAATATCATAAGTTTATTATAGAGTCTCACGTGACATGTTCCTGagttttattaattatctttattaaattacattatttaGTTATATATGTCACCTAACATTAACACATCATAATGGTAAAtgctataataattttttcttgagAGAAATTGTGTAGGTTGTATAATGACTTGATAGGAGGTTAAACATGACTATAATTAGAGGGGACAAGCTGGCTGTTGGCATGGTAATGCCTGAAACAATATTAAAGAGATCTTAACTTGTGTGATTAAATTCATAGTTATGTGTTACATCTTGATCGCATAATGTCATACATGCTGTGTGGTTGTTGACATGTCCTGAATCACTTATAAAAATCTCATACCACTTGTTATAATGAAGGTGAAAATGGTGCATACATCTATATCAAGGCCTAACCCACCAAAGgtttaagtaaattttaaaaaaatcattattatttaaatcgattattattattatactttattcttttaaaatgagGAGTGTTTACAGAATAATTTTGATCAGTTTTGAATTCATTGATCCATTGTAACTATTAAAATAACATGAGATTTGGTTGgatctaaattattttctttaaaaagattGAGTTGATCTTATTCAATAAGTTATACTCAACATCAATTTTGGTCTATTAGGCATTTCACAAGGCGCATGTTCTTCATTTTAGTCACAACTTTCAATTTacaaactaacaaaaaaaattagtcttacaaaagtaattttcaattttatttcatgGAAGAGGTGTGCGTTTATCGTGTTATTTTTGGTTAATGTGTTCACTAATGTGTATGCATTTGATTTCGTTTTCTTTCCCTATTATCAAATATTACTTTCCATAATCTGGCTTCTATGTATTAATTTCTAGAACTATGtgcttttatttaaaacataattcCAGATATTACTAAAaagagttttaaaataatactttacaAAACTGGGATATGCTggtatagaaaataatttttaatactttttatttttcttttgtctctatagttttatttcttttttaatttcactaGGTCAATGAAGAATGgatataaaaagttttaaaagaataataaagttTACGGTGTGAAGGATGATACAGCTCATCATCacagaaagaagagagagaacgTTCTAACTAGCAAAATTGGGGTCTAAAtaacaactaaataaaaatatctattcttttcattaaaaaattatatttttttataaggaatGAAATTTCATCATCTAATCCAATCCATATACCCACATACATCATTACACCATAATTATTCATCATAGTCATCCTTAGGAACCATGTCCTAATATTAATGCTTAGGAATAACTCATTGGCTAATATGTGATTGATGTGATCTCTTCATGGAGTGTAAGACCAGGAGTGCGTATAATTTGTTAAGTATAATGgttaatcaaatataatattaatattgagTATGAGTAACATGATGAgaagaattatgaaaaaataaaaataatacaaaagctattgtttaattttctaatttttattagtcaaatataatatattattttaattctttagatTTTataactcttaatttttttattttgttagcaagatttttttttatatttttcaaccattaattaatttttattataaatttggaCATAACACTATGATAAAAGACATAAACGACTCATTAATGGGTTTGGGATAACTAATTATAATTGTAAGAATagttaaaatatacattttggCATTAATGAGAGGTGGGAGTTGATAGAATGCCTTtgtaaaatttaagttttattactGGTATCAACAAGTTGAATGAGCTTGAGTCCatggaaaatgaaaagagaaaaaatataaaagataagaGTAACATGTTACCATGTAATTTCTCTTTAAAGGTTTCCTACAAGAGATAGGGATTGTGTATTGAAAAATTTCTTGTAAACATGACAACATGGATACATCACATGTAATGTTGGACAAACTCAGGTTATGATAGCTGGCCATAGGGTGGGTATATATGCTTTTTGTTCACACAAAAAGTCCCTTAACCATCATAAATTGCTTGCTTGACCTTCACACCAAACACATGGATGACCCAGGTAGGAgtctaattttcatttttatatctgCCATTCTAGAAGAAGACCCCTCTTTTGTACTTAATTAATGAATTGTAAAATTGTACATATGAAAGCAATATGCagaaataaataatcaaatccaCGTACCTAAGTACCTGACCATTAATCAAAAGTAATagttcaacaataataataatcctaAAGGAATAAAATTCTCAATCACTCTCCATCTTTCAGACACATAATAACAGGTACAAGAATTATGCGAGGGAGTTGGTTCAATTGGTGGGTTAAATGCAACATCCGTGGAATTAGTAACACTGTTGCCATCTTTTACTTCAATTCCAAACCTCATGCCTCCAAGGCAGTGCCCTGCTATGTTGCAAATGAACCAATGTCTCTTCACCTCACTGAGTGCCACTTGATCTTCTCCACTCTCATACTTGGCCAACACTCCACCACTACTTGCATCACACGATCGGAACGTGTCTTCTGTCACTTCATAAACATTATGTTGCCCTTTCACGTACTTGAAAACTAAACCAAAACAGCACCCCAAATAAATAAAGACTCTATtcaaagataataaaattatatatagcaATGTCTTGTattgatgaaaacaaaaaagtcaAGAATCAAACACAATGATCAAGTAAAGAATGAAGGAATTACCAAGAACATCGCCTTGGCTAAAATTGTATCTCTCTGCCCATGAAGCATAATTTGTTTGGCTACTCCATTCTTCTTGGTCACCAACAGTGTAAACACTAGCCATGACATGGTTCAAGAGAAAGCTAGAAAGCAAAGTAAGAATCGCCATCAAGAAGgtacaatttttgagaaaacgtGTTTCCCCCATATCCTTGAAAATATAAGATAGCATGAAGCAGTGACTGAAATGAGGGTGGATAGCCACTTGCCACAAAGTTGCTTGTGTTTGAAGCAGTTCAAATGTGGGGGTCTAAATGATCTTGTGATTTTATCAGCATTGGGAAGTTTGTTATGTCATGATTTGGTATTCAAACAAAATAGGAGCTGGCATAATAAACTGTGCTA encodes the following:
- the LOC114370834 gene encoding mavicyanin-like; protein product: MLSYIFKDMGETRFLKNCTFLMAILTLLSSFLLNHVMASVYTVGDQEEWSSQTNYASWAERYNFSQGDVLVFKYVKGQHNVYEVTEDTFRSCDASSGGVLAKYESGEDQVALSEVKRHWFICNIAGHCLGGMRFGIEVKDGNSVTNSTDVAFNPPIEPTPSHNSCTCYYVSERWRVIENFIPLGLLLLLNYYF